The sequence CCCCTAGACCGGGAATGAAGCTGTCGTCggctccaccagcacctAAGAAGCTCGCGTTGATCGCATCGAATCCTCCTCCAGAGGGCGCTGCGCTTGTGCTGGCATCACCCAGGCGCGCGCGCTGCCAGAACCTCGTCATATGATCGTTACTTCCACTACATAACAGATGCCCAAACGGATGCCACTCTAAGCTCCACACGTTGCTCTCGTGCGCCGTCTCATTTCGATACAACAACTCGTCTCCACTCTTGCGTCCCTCCCCCACATCCATCCCGtctcctccaccgccaatCATACTGCTCTCTCCCCAGTTGTATCCCGATAACGCCTGGTTGGTCGCTCCACTCAGATCCCAGAATAGCATACTTCCttcgcttccaccgctcACCAGCAGATCGTGATGCAGCGGATGGAAATCCAACGAACACACCTCCTTGTTGTGCCCCCTCAACGTCGTCTGTTCGGCCATCATGCGTAGATCATACAGCTTGACCGTCATATCGCGCGATGCTGTGGCGAAGCGCAAACCATCTGGCGAGAACTTGCACGCTTGCACCGTGTTCTTGTGGTTATGAAACGTGGCTAGGCACGTCCCACCCGGTGTGGCTCGTGGATCCCATACTTTGACGAGGTTGTCTTTGCTGCCGCTGATCAGCATGCCTTTGCTTGCATGCCAATCCAAGCATTTTACATCCCAACCGTGCCCGCTCAATTCGCGAATCTGTTTGGACGAATCAAAGTCCCAGATCTTGAGCAGACTGTCGTCACCACCTGAGGCGAACTTGGAGTCGTCCGGAGACCACGCCAATCCTCTCGCAGAGTCCGTGTGCGCGGTGAACGACTGCAACGTGTTGAGATTGGATTGGAAGTACTTGACCGTTCCGTTCTGATCTGCAGAGATTAGAAATGTTCCGGATTTACACCACGCCATCGCGCGTACCGCCGAATCGTGCGCCTGCATGATCGTCTCAAAGTTGAACGTCAACCCGTTCCACAACGTGAACTCGCCCGAAGTTGAACCGGTCAACAGCCGTCTTCCATCCGGCATCCATCTGACCACATTGACGGGGCAGCGAATCTTGTTGGTGCTCGTATGAACCAGTTGCTTTGCTACATTGGTGCTAAGATTATCATAACCAGCGGGGAGAAGAAAATTCGGAATGGCATGAGGCGTCGGATACACTCCTCCCCTTAATCCGTCGGGTCGTGTCGTTGTAGACAAACGCTGTCTTAACCTCAGATGTGAAAGAGCACCAAAGTAATCCACAGTTCGACGCTGCATGAACTTTTTGATCCTGCGTCCCTCGTAGCCGAGAGCAGTGGCGGCGGATTGCGCGGCCATCTCGGAGACTGTTCGTGGATCGGGTTGCGGCGGTTGCGGTGCTTCAGTGAGGTGTAGCGACGGTGCCCACGTGCGTTTCTTGTATTGTGGAGACTGAGGTACGTTAGAGAGAGTAGAGTTGGTTTCCATGTCTGCCTCTTCACCTTCGAGCGTTCGTTTCGAGGTTGATGCCATTGCGTCGGTAGGCGTGGTGGGTGATAGGCTGGAGATGAGCTTGTTCGGCGAGGCGGAGCTAGGTGAAGTCAGCCCTGCATCCACCTTGGTTTCCACAGCTACCGGGGCCATTGTGAAGCAGATCAAGCTCCTTGATGCGAATGCAGTCGGGTCTCAGCTTTAGCCGTCAGGTCTCGTGTACGAACCTTGCTTCGTCCCTACCACGCAAGGTGATTGTCGTCGTAAAGAGCCACCTGATAGAACCGTTGCAGACTGAACGCTTTCAAAGACACTGTCTCCTACTTGAAACCGTAGGATTGTTTCAGTGGACGCTTTCAAGGACAGGGTAATGGGTCAAGTAACACTTTTCAACTCatccaagccaaagccagcatCGGCTGGACCGCGCCATATATACTCATTCGCGAATACTCACCACTGTAGCAGAATCCGACTTCCGCGTTAGTTACGTCCCACACAACGATTCACAATCCccgattcgcgattcacgattcacgatttacgatttcacgattcacgactcacgacttgaaTTGCGATTTGTTAAGCCGATCGGCGGATTACCGGTCGActctattcacgattcctgACACATGATCATGGATACATGATAGCTACTGATTCACAAAGCTAAGCGTGATGGGAACCATTTCATCTTCTCAGCGACTGTTTACCCGGGCTCTCCAGATGAAGAGAACTGCATGGCTGAATGGAAATATAAAAGTACAGAATGGAATAGAATGGAACAGAACGTTGTGTATCAAAGACCCCCGtgaccagcaccagcgtTGACAGCTGCGGTAATGTGGTCACCCAATCCAGTGGCTACCGTGAAAGTCATGACTAGCAAACTTTGACCGACGACATCAACGATCGAGGAAACAAACGGCAGACAGTAGATGTCGGGGTCGTAGTCTCGACTCCACAGCACCAGGCAGATCACATGTGCCAAGTAGAGCGCAAACAAGTTGGCTGCTACACTGGCTCCGACAAAGGATACGGCAAAGATCCAACCAAAAGTCATCTGGCCCGAAACACGGATGAGAATGATGAAGGTCGACTTGATACCGACACCCATGGTGAGTAAGCTGATGGGCACGAGCCAGCCCTCAATGGGAGGGATGGCCATGATGGAGCGAATCGAAGCGAGCATGCCTCGAACGCCGCCTGCACTGCCGGCCTTTGAGGAGGCGCGGAGGAGTGTGGCGCCTTTCCCCGAGTGAAGACCCGTggtgatgcgtgatgcaAAGATGGCTGCGCATGCACCAGGCAGACCGCTGATGACGggagcgagcagcgcaaagcCTTGATATCGCCCGACAAAGTTATCCAGCACCAATCCTGCACccgacgagatgaacaTGGCAATCAACAGTGGGACCCAACCGGATGTCAGAAGTTCCCTCACATAGGCGTTCCTGTAGGTAACGACGAAGCAAGCGATACAGGCGACCGCCATGGCCGCAAGGATGACAGTTGCCAGAAAGGTGCCCTCGAAATGCACCAGCGATGAtgcgagcaagccgagcagagTGAGGGTGGTAAGGTCCCCGAGCGAAGCAGCCAGGGGCGAAGCGATGTTGTCTGGGTTGGCACCGGCGCGTCGAGCCATAACGACGAGCGCACACATGAACGATCCGAGAATGGCTGATGAGAGTGAAGCTGAGAGCATGCCGGTCGCAATTACGAGGACAAATTCAAAGTATCCATTGCGAAGTCGCAAAGCAGGGTCCGAAGGTGGTTTTGGATGGTGATGAATGATGCGTCGCTTCTGCAACCAGGATGCTGTTGGTTGCGAACCAGCACTGGCAagcgatcgacgacgattcCGCAAGGTGACGGCGGAAAACGCGCTTCGTACAATGCTGCTTATCAAAGCATTCTCGGGTGTCTGTTTATGCGGCGTGATGGGTGCTGGAGATGATGCAGGCACGTCAACTTGCGGATCAGGCGTGACAACACCCAATACGAATGCGAGCACGCCGGCAAACATGGAGACAATGAGCGCCTGCACCTGTAGCAGCGCCAAGTTGCCTCGGATAAGCGTCTCTCTAGTCCTTCTGacatcaagctcgccaatgttggccgaggtggacaTGCGGAGCGAGAGGTTCATTTCGAGATTGCCCTTCATGTTAAGAAGGATAGGAATGAGAATGAAAAGTTTGTCTACTTTCTGGAAAACGGGCCAGCGtgcgagatggacgagaagctcgccCGAGAACATGAGCGAGAGCACGGATACGATCAAGGTGGGTAGCGCTTCTCGTGCAATCTCCCAGAACCTGGAAAAGGTTGAGCGGGCGGCGAGTCGAGAGGCGGTCCCACGCCGATCGACAAAGCCGGCAGtgccgagcagcgaggCATGCGTTTCGTACTCGTCATCTACGTCTTGATGTCCAGCATGGGTGGAAGTGCGAGGCAGGGTTGGCGAGTTGGACGCCTCAAGGTCACGGGTCGAGGGCCCGCGCTTTAGATCTGTGTCCGAGTAGTTTGAATCTCCGGCACTGGCCTGCAAGGTCCTAACGTCATCATTGTCACTAGCATTAGTGTGATCATACTCGGCATCATTGTTGTACTCTGCAATACGGATAAGTTGAGAATTGATTGACTTTACATCGGAGGTTACCTCTTGTGTTGGGTCTGAGAAGCTGCCCACGTTGGTGGTGTCATCGTCGCGATGGTCATCATTACTGCTCTCGCTTTCGCTCGATATGGTATGATGTGgtgcctctgctgccgTGTCGTGGTCGATCAAGttggtggcagcggcgacaCTGTTGGGATGAGCGTCTATGGCTGAAGTGTTGTCATTGTGACTGAAGCTTTTGTTGGGAGGTGACGCGTTGACCATG comes from Mycosarcoma maydis chromosome 1, whole genome shotgun sequence and encodes:
- a CDS encoding cleavage polyadenylation factor subunit PFS2 (related to PFS2 - polyadenylation factor I subunit 2), with amino-acid sequence MAPVAVETKVDAGLTSPSSASPNKLISSLSPTTPTDAMASTSKRTLEGEEADMETNSTLSNVPQSPQYKKRTWAPSLHLTEAPQPPQPDPRTVSEMAAQSAATALGYEGRRIKKFMQRRTVDYFGALSHLRLRQRLSTTTRPDGLRGGVYPTPHAIPNFLLPAGYDNLSTNVAKQLVHTSTNKIRCPVNVVRWMPDGRRLLTGSTSGEFTLWNGLTFNFETIMQAHDSAVRAMAWCKSGTFLISADQNGTVKYFQSNLNTLQSFTAHTDSARGLAWSPDDSKFASGGDDSLLKIWDFDSSKQIRELSGHGWDVKCLDWHASKGMLISGSKDNLVKVWDPRATPGGTCLATFHNHKNTVQACKFSPDGLRFATASRDMTVKLYDLRMMAEQTTLRGHNKEVCSLDFHPLHHDLLVSGGSEGSMLFWDLSGATNQALSGYNWGESSMIGGGGDGMDVGEGRKSGDELLYRNETAHESNVWSLEWHPFGHLLCSGSNDHMTRFWQRARLGDASTSAAPSGGGFDAINASFLGAGGADDSFIPGLGGAGSKSFIPTFTNDHMQQDGASFTAPTADDDLAIPGLGFTATANQSFPPAPTPAFTPATGANAPLQGTSSQNFGWNSRSQQQPPRPGGTYGSLY